The Methanobrevibacter sp. genome segment TTAAATAGTGTAATTTCAACAATGGAAGAATAACTATTCCATTGTAAACTTCTTATTTTTTTTTAAATTGTGTGAGAGTTCTTTTTGAATTTCACATTCACTATTATCGTATAGTACAATGCTTTAGGTTTTGTAAGTGCTTGTTTTAATGGTCTTTTTTAGCTCATTTTTTCTGGCATTTCGCTCATATGTATTTTTTTTTAAATTCAATTAAAAATCTTTATATATTAATAAATCTAATTATAATTTGTAAATTTGGATGTGGTTAAAATGGATGTTATAATTTGGATATTCATAGCAGTAATATTTGTTATACTTGAGTTAATCACCACAACATTCTTTTTAGTGTGGTTTGGTATTGGAGCACTTGCTGCTGCTATTTTAAACTACTTGGGATTCGATATTTATGTGCAGTTTTCTGTATTTGTAATTGTATCTGCAATTTTGATACTTTCAACCAGAAAATTTGCAAATAGAATCACTCCTGATAGCACTAAAAAGACCACTGCCGAAAGGCTTATTGGAAAAACTGCAAAAGTGATAAGGCAAATTGATGAAAGCACTTATGTGGTTAATGTTGCAGGTGAGGAATGGTCTGCACATACAAATGATTCAATCAATGTAGATGATACTGTGAAAGTTGTTGGAATTGATAGCATAATATTAATTATTGAAAAAATCGATTAAGGAGATTAAAAATGTTGTTTGAACTATTCATTTTAATTATCGTTATTTTAATTATTGTAGGGTTTAAATCTGTTAAGATTTTAAGGCCGTATGAAAAAGGTGTAGTTGAAAGACTTGGAAAATATAGCAGAACCGCTGAAAGCGGTGTTGTAATACTTATTCCGTTTATAGAAAAAATGGTGAAAGTTGATTTAAGGGAACAGGTTGTAGATGTTCCTCCACAGGAGGTAATCACAAAAGACAACACTGTAGTAGTCGTTGACTGTGTAATCTTTTATGAAGTTGTGGATGCTTTCAATGCAACATACAATGTAGTGAACTTCTATCAGGCAATCACAAAACTGGCACAGACAAACCTAAGAAACATAATTGGTGATTTGGAGCTTGATGAAACACTGACTTCACGTGAAATGATTAATGCTGAACTCAGGGAAGTTCTGGATGTTGCAACAGATAAATGGGGAAGTAAGGTTGTACGTGTAGAAATACAAAAAATAGAACCTCCACATGACATTGTTGAAGCAATGAGTAAACAGATGAAAGCGGAAAGGATGAAAAGAGCATCAATTCTTGAGGCTGAAGGATACAAACAGTCTGAAATCAAAAGATCAGAAGGGGATAAGCAGGCAACAATCCTTGAGGCTGAAGGTAATGCAGAATCAATCAAAAAAATGGCAGAAGCAGACAAGCAGGCTGCAATCCTAAGAGCTGAAGGGGAAGCTGCAGCTATCCAAAAGGTCTATGCTGCAATCCATGAAGGAAATCCGGATGACGGTTTGATTGCTGTTAAATACTTGGAATCTCTTGAAAAGATTGCTGACGGTAATGCAACTAAAGTGTTCCTTCCTTTGGAATCCAGTGGTGTTTTAGGATCTGTTTCCGGAATTGCGGAACTGTTTAAAGAGGATAAGGAATAATTATCCTCTTAAACTAAAATCTGTCTAATGATTTCGAAAATAAAAAATCCGATAAATATGATCATCCCATAATTCATAAACATTGTTTTAAGGGGTGATTTTAAACTTATTTTAGTTTTAGTGCCATTGAATTTGGCCTTCTTGATGTTGCTTAACCCATAAATCCCAATTGCTATTGATGCAGTTAAAACTGCAAAATAAATCAGTATAACGGATGCATCTGCAAGATTAAAACTTGTTTGCATGGCTGTAGCGGAATTTGAAACGAATAAACTTACAACAGAACCCATGAAATTAACAATTCCGTGCAATATTATTGTATAGGTTATTTTTCCACTTTTAATATAGACATATGCCAGGAATCCTCCAAGAAGCAGTGCATAGAAGAATTGATTTAAATTTCCATGGAATAATGCAAAAAGCACTCCAGATAATATTATTGATACCTGTGCACCATATTTTATTGTTCTGTCGATTAGAAACTTTCTGAAAAATATTTCTTCAAAAATTGGAGCAATTATACTGATTACAATCAGATTGAACCATATATCCGCACTGTTAATCAGCTGCTGGACGGGATTTGAAATGTCACTTTGAATCGCACCGCTTAAAAGTGAGGTTATGGCTAAACCTATAAGATTTCCTATCCACATCAGTGTTAAGGTGATTCCAATATACATTATGAATGTTTTAACTTTCACTCTTGTTTTTTCTAGCTTAAAACTTTCAAGCTTTTTCATTAGCCAGTAGAATATTGGAAATGGTAGTATGTAGTTGCAAAATGATGACAGTCCACTTAAGATATTGATGTCTGTCAAATATTCTGGATTTGTAATGTTCAGGATATTTACAATTAAGATTTGAAATAATATTGCAAGCGCTCCAAGTATTAGGTAATTTATCCCTATTTCTGCGAAGAATTTTTCATGAATGTTCAAATTTCACACCTATTATATTCATTTCAATTTTGTAGTATTTTTAGTTATTGCTAATT includes the following:
- a CDS encoding CPBP family intramembrane glutamic endopeptidase, with translation MNIHEKFFAEIGINYLILGALAILFQILIVNILNITNPEYLTDINILSGLSSFCNYILPFPIFYWLMKKLESFKLEKTRVKVKTFIMYIGITLTLMWIGNLIGLAITSLLSGAIQSDISNPVQQLINSADIWFNLIVISIIAPIFEEIFFRKFLIDRTIKYGAQVSIILSGVLFALFHGNLNQFFYALLLGGFLAYVYIKSGKITYTIILHGIVNFMGSVVSLFVSNSATAMQTSFNLADASVILIYFAVLTASIAIGIYGLSNIKKAKFNGTKTKISLKSPLKTMFMNYGMIIFIGFFIFEIIRQILV
- a CDS encoding SPFH domain-containing protein, which codes for MFELFILIIVILIIVGFKSVKILRPYEKGVVERLGKYSRTAESGVVILIPFIEKMVKVDLREQVVDVPPQEVITKDNTVVVVDCVIFYEVVDAFNATYNVVNFYQAITKLAQTNLRNIIGDLELDETLTSREMINAELREVLDVATDKWGSKVVRVEIQKIEPPHDIVEAMSKQMKAERMKRASILEAEGYKQSEIKRSEGDKQATILEAEGNAESIKKMAEADKQAAILRAEGEAAAIQKVYAAIHEGNPDDGLIAVKYLESLEKIADGNATKVFLPLESSGVLGSVSGIAELFKEDKE
- a CDS encoding NfeD family protein, whose translation is MDVIIWIFIAVIFVILELITTTFFLVWFGIGALAAAILNYLGFDIYVQFSVFVIVSAILILSTRKFANRITPDSTKKTTAERLIGKTAKVIRQIDESTYVVNVAGEEWSAHTNDSINVDDTVKVVGIDSIILIIEKID